TGGCCACGGGCTCGCTCATGCTCGTGATGAAGGTCTTCTCGACCGACGACCATCGCGGGAGCGGGCTCGGCCCGTGGGACCTCGTGGTGATCGGCGTCTGCCTCCTCGCGGTGCAGGTCGTGGCCACCACCCAGATGGTGAAGCGCTTCAGCAAGGACGAGGACGCGCAGGACGCGCCGCCTCCCGAAGAGCCGCCTCCCGAAGAGAAGCTGGGCGAAGACACGCCCCCGGAAGAAGCGCCGCCCTCCTGGGCCTCGATCGCGGGCTGGGGGGTGCTGTCGGCCGTGACGTCGCTCCTGGGCGGGCACGCGGTGGGCGACTTCGCGGACGCGCTGGTGAGCGGGCTCGAGGCGGCCGGCTACCCGGAGATGATCGGCGCCATCATCCTGAGCATCTTCGCGGGCGCGGGCGCGTACGTGATGATCGCGAGCGCGCACTTCAAGGGCATGTACGACGTGGCGCTCGCGGGCGTGTCGGGCTCCATCACGCAGGTGCCGTTCCTCGTCTTGCCCGCGGTGATGCTCCTCATCGGCGTCTTCTCGCTGACGGGCCTCGTCCCCGCGCTGCCGGACGGGGTGGCGCTGCCCATCGACCTCGAGACGACGAGCGTCGTGCTGCTCGCGTTCCCGCCGATGCTCATCCTGTGGAAGAGCGTGCAGGACGACGGGAAGGTGAACTGGGTCGAGACGGCGGGCATGGTCTCGGTGTTCGGCCTCGTCATCTACTTCCTGGCCAAGCACGGGTGAGAACGCCGCCGCTCGGGCGTAGTCGAGCCGTGCCGCGACCCAGCATCGCTCTGCTCCTGCTCCTCGCCTCCGCGTCGAGCGTCCGCGCGCAGGAGGTCCCGGAGGCGCCTGCGAGCGTGGAGCTGCGCCCGGCGCGGGTGCGATTTCGGGCGAACCTCGAGGGGCTCGACGTCCTGTATCTGCCGGACCCCACCCTCGACGACGCGCTGTCGGTGCGGCTCGGGGCGCCGTCGCGCTACCAGCTCCTCTGCCGCGCGCCTTGCGATCGCGATCTGCCGCAGACCCACCTGGGGCTCGCCGTGCGGCGGGGCGCGCAGCTCGTCCGGTTCGACGACCCGCTCGGCGTGGACGGCCCCACCGGGGTCCGCCTGACCTGGCGCGACCGCGCGCCCGAGCGCGAAGCCGGCCTGGTGATCCTGCTCGCCGGCGTCCCCTTCGCCGTCGGCGGCGGCCTCGGTCTCTCCCTGATCGGCCTGACCGAGCCAGACGGCGACGCGTACTACGCCAGCGGCGCCGCGGTCGGCGGCGCGCTCCTCGCAGGCGCCTTGATCGCGGGCCTCGTGCTCCTCCTCGCCGACGACGACGCCGCCTTCGCCGTCACCCCGCTCCCCGACGCCCCCGCCCACCTCTACAGCCCCGAATGGCGCTAAGGGGACGGTGTTCGGTTGTTAAGTTCTGCCCCGCAAACATTGCGCACGCAAACTTTGCATAGCACAAGTTAACAACCGAACACCGTCCCCTGGTCACCTCCTGGGGGTACGCGAGGGGAGATCTCGGTCGAGTCAGGGGAGGCGGGCTTCGTTGCAGCCGGGGCGGAGGATCGAGCCCTGGCCGACGGGGCGCACCTCGACGCGGCGGTTGGCGCGGCGGCCGAGGCGCGTCTGGTTGTCGTCGACGGGGTAGGCCTCGCTGCAGCCGGAGCCCGCGAGCCGGCTCGGGTCGATGCCGTGGCGCTCGAGCCAGCGCATGACCCGCCGCGCGCGATGGCGGCTGAGGATCTCGTTGTCGGGCTCGCTGCCGCGGAAGTCGGCGTGGCCCTCGACCACGACCTGCGCGCCGGGGTTGTCCAGGAGGTACTGCCGCGCCTCACGCAGCGCCGCCATCTGACTCGGACGCAGCGCGTAGCTGCCCTCCTCGAACAAGATCTGCGTGCCCATCGGCGGCGGCGCCTGGGGCGGAGAGCCCAGCTCGGGCTCCGGCGCGCGCTCCGGCTCGGTCGGGTCCTCACACACCGGACAGCCGGTGCACTCGGGGCGCGGCGCGAGCGCGACGCCAGGCTCGCTCGGGCAGCGATCCGTCTCGTCGGGCGCGCCGTCGTCGTCGAAGTCGGCCTCGGGGCAGCCGTCCTCGTCACCGAGCCCGTCCATGTCCTCCGCCCGGTCCGGGCAAGCGTCGTCGCCGTCGAGGATGCCGTCGCCGTCGTTGTCCGGGTCGGGGCAGCCGTCGTCGTCGGAGAAGCCGTCGGCGTCCTCCGGCTCGTCAGGGCACGTGTCGACGTCGTCGGTCAGGCCGTCCTCGTCGCGGTCGCCCGGGGGCTGCTCGCCCGGGGTCGCGTAGCCGAGGCTGAAGATCGCGCGGAAGTCCCCCGCGCCGTAGCCGCGCTGAAGCCCGGTCCCCGCCGCGGCGCCCACGGTGAGCCCCTCGACCGGATGCACCTGCAGGCCGAGCACGCCCTCGATGGGGGTCAGCTGCGCGGCGCCGAAGTCGAACAGCGAGGTCGCGCCCCAGCTCTCGGCCGTGATGTCGAGCACGCCGGGAACCACGCCCACCGCGGCGCCGAGTCCCCAGGTCAGCTCGCTGCGCACCTCGAGGCTGCCGCCGAAGTCCTGCCGCTCGCGGATCAGCACGCCCGCGTTGCCGGTGAACCGGAAGACGTCGTCCGCCCGGACCTCCACGAGCAGCTCCGGCTGGAAGGTCCAGCTCTCCTCGCCCGCGAAGCGGCTCTGGAAGCGCGCGGCCCGCGCGGTGGGCGCGGTGGCGGTGGCCTGGAGCGAGATGGCGAGCGCGTCGTCCTCCTCGCCGAAGAGCCGGCCGCGCACGCCGAAGCCGAGGTCGCCGAGGCTGGTGCCGTCCGCGCGCGGCTGCCCGTCGACGAGCTGCCCCTCCATCACGAGGTTCACCGGCACGTGCGCGTAGAGCACCAGGCGGTCGAAGAGCCCGAAGCTGGCCCCGACCTGCGCGGCGAGCAGGTGCTCCACGATCGCGGCCGACTCCGATCCCGGGTCGCTCCCGCGCAGCTGGAAGACCAGCGGGTTGAGCGCGTAGTCCACGTCGAGGCGAACGCCGAACGAGAGGTGCCCGAGGTCGTTGGGCCGCGACAGCGCGAAGCCGTCACGCGGCGTCTCGGCCATCCGGTATTGATCCAACCGTATGCTCTGCGCTTCGACCGGCGACGCCACGAGCGCCGCCAGCACCAGACACGACCACGTCCCCGCCCTCATCGCGCCGGAGTATGGATCAGAACGCTCTGCGGCGAGACTTTTCCACGGGATCCCTACATCAAGACGCCGTTGTCCCCCGGGGTGATCATCGGGGGCAGGTCGGTCTCGCCGATGCGCTGACGCGCGTTGACGTCGATCATCCGGCTGATCGCGCTCAGCGGCAGGCCGTTGAAGAACATCGTGAACGGGTCCTCGAGCACCCGGCCCGCCTCCGCGATGAGGAAGAAGCCGATGCAGACCAGGAGGTTCACCGGCACCGTCCACCAGCCCAGCTCCTCCACGACCGAGAGCGGGAAGAGCACCGCGTAGAACTGCACCAGCCGCGTCGCGAGCAGGCCGTACAGGGGCGGCATGGGCGTCTTCTTGATGCGCTCGCAGCCGCCCTGGATGTTGATCAGCTCGCGCAGCGTCGTGTCGAGCGACTGCAGCCGGAAGTCGTTCAGCGCGCCGTCCGCGTTCATCTCCACGAGGTCGTCGAGCTGCCGCGCGAGCAGCGCGTGGGTCAGGTTGCTCTCCTCGCGCAG
The sequence above is a segment of the Sandaracinaceae bacterium genome. Coding sequences within it:
- a CDS encoding OmpA family protein, producing the protein MRAGTWSCLVLAALVASPVEAQSIRLDQYRMAETPRDGFALSRPNDLGHLSFGVRLDVDYALNPLVFQLRGSDPGSESAAIVEHLLAAQVGASFGLFDRLVLYAHVPVNLVMEGQLVDGQPRADGTSLGDLGFGVRGRLFGEEDDALAISLQATATAPTARAARFQSRFAGEESWTFQPELLVEVRADDVFRFTGNAGVLIRERQDFGGSLEVRSELTWGLGAAVGVVPGVLDITAESWGATSLFDFGAAQLTPIEGVLGLQVHPVEGLTVGAAAGTGLQRGYGAGDFRAIFSLGYATPGEQPPGDRDEDGLTDDVDTCPDEPEDADGFSDDDGCPDPDNDGDGILDGDDACPDRAEDMDGLGDEDGCPEADFDDDGAPDETDRCPSEPGVALAPRPECTGCPVCEDPTEPERAPEPELGSPPQAPPPMGTQILFEEGSYALRPSQMAALREARQYLLDNPGAQVVVEGHADFRGSEPDNEILSRHRARRVMRWLERHGIDPSRLAGSGCSEAYPVDDNQTRLGRRANRRVEVRPVGQGSILRPGCNEARLP
- a CDS encoding sodium/calcium exchanger protein, whose protein sequence is MAGGGGGEGNGWIWILVAGVALCGAGYGLELAELGPHWASVACLAVGGLAVVFGSVEAMIKSVEGVGKRLNWNQFVAGTIAGLASNLPEIVMLGFVVAAAPRVAFVVVTLTLHVNALTFGVYSGLLPRDESGGARLPAALVKISTDLYAAGGGVFLATGSLMLVMKVFSTDDHRGSGLGPWDLVVIGVCLLAVQVVATTQMVKRFSKDEDAQDAPPPEEPPPEEKLGEDTPPEEAPPSWASIAGWGVLSAVTSLLGGHAVGDFADALVSGLEAAGYPEMIGAIILSIFAGAGAYVMIASAHFKGMYDVALAGVSGSITQVPFLVLPAVMLLIGVFSLTGLVPALPDGVALPIDLETTSVVLLAFPPMLILWKSVQDDGKVNWVETAGMVSVFGLVIYFLAKHG
- a CDS encoding bestrophin family ion channel, which translates into the protein MIVSTNRGFVFTRIVFLWQWRSSLLFLGAGAAVAAAYEVYDQTYLDLPTLPLAVVGAALGIFVSFRTNSAYDRWWEGRKLWGRMINESRHWASQIASYVQDDGLRRRLVRRHVAYVHALRCLLRQQDPFADEEVTAMLQDDEAALREESNLTHALLARQLDDLVEMNADGALNDFRLQSLDTTLRELINIQGGCERIKKTPMPPLYGLLATRLVQFYAVLFPLSVVEELGWWTVPVNLLVCIGFFLIAEAGRVLEDPFTMFFNGLPLSAISRMIDVNARQRIGETDLPPMITPGDNGVLM